The genomic interval AACCGGCGATACCCACTACCGAAACGACGCCGGCACTCAGCGATGGAACGGGATACGTCGGTGCGCGCGACGACAGGCTGTACGCGTTTTCGACGAATGACGGGACTATCGACTGGTCATTCGAGGCGGATGGCCGCGTCGAATCCGCACCCGCAGTCGCCGACGGAACGGTCTACTTCGGGACGATAGCGGGAACCGTCTACGCCCTCGACGCCGAGAGCGGGGAGCCACAGTGGTCGTCCAAGACCGGCCACTGGGTCACGGGCTCGCCGGCAGTGACCGACGACACGGTGTTCGTCGGAAGCTACGACCATCACGTGTACGCGCTCTCCCGAACCGACGGCTCCGAACAGTGGTCGTACCGGACTGGAATGTACGTCTCAGCCGGCCCCACCGTCTCGGCCGACAGCGTCTACGTTGGCAGTGAAGACGGACGCCTCTACTCGCTGGACGCGATCGACGGCACGGCGTTCTCGACGACGGACATCGGTTTCCGCGTCCGAACACCGCCCGCGATAGCGAATAACTCGATTTACGTCGGTGATACCGAAGGGAACGTCGCCGCACTAGAGCCAAGACAGACCGAGGAAACCACGTCTCTCGAGAAGTGGCTGCTTCCCGGACTCCTCACGAGTAGCGGGTTGGTCGCGGGAGCCTATCTCTGGCTGCGCCGCGAGCGCTCGCCCGCCGACTCACGTGAGTGAGTTCGCTCTCGCGTTCTAGTCCGCGTCGGCGGACACCGTCTGCCGGGGCGGGTCGGCCACGGGTTCGTCTTCTGCGTCCCATTCGAGGTCGCCCTGGTAGTGGAGCGGCGCGTTCTCCTGTTCTGGGTCGAGGACGGTGAGGTGTATCCAGCCGTTGTCGAGGAGCCGGGTGAGTTCGTCGTGGTCGCGGAGGAGGTCGGTGACGCGGCCGACGGGCGCGTGAACGACGGCGGTGAGGCGGAGCGGCTGGTGGTAGGGGGTGTCGGCGTCGGCGTACAGCGACTGGAGGGGGAGGCCGGTCATGAGGTCGCCGCCGTTCCCCTGGAACACGCCGACGTTCCCGACGGGGTTCTGGGTCACCTTCGACCCGCTCCCGTACACCGCGTTGTCCACGGTGGCGAAGTAGTACTGGTTGTTAATCCACTGCGTGACGACGAGCGGGCCGGTGAGGATGGCTTCGAGGGCGTCGCCGTCCGCGTCCGCGCGCCAGTCGTAGGAGTGGAGGAACGTGCGGCCGTCGAGGTCGGCGTCCGCGGTTAGCTCGCGCGGCCCGACGACGAACGAGGCGTTCCCGGCCAGCCCCCACTCGGGCCGGGTCTCCGCCCAGTCGGCGGCCCGGCGCTCGGTCTCCCGAACGCCGTCCGCGGCGTCGCCGGCCATCGCGTCCGCCCGCTCCGCGGCCGCGCGCTCCCGGGCGTCCGCGAGGTCGCTCCGCACCCGTTCGAGGTCGTCTGCGTGCGTCTCGGGCACGCGCTCGTCGAAGAGCGTGATGTCGTCGGTGGTGGTGTCGTGTTCGGCGGCGACGAAGACGGTGTCCGTCGGGATGTCGAACCCGCGCTCGCGGAGTTCCGCCCTGACGTCGGTGTCGTTGCAGATGACGGCGAGGACGCGGGCGTTCGGGCCGCCGGGGTTTCCGGCGCACGCGCCGCAGTCGAGGCTCGAATCGAACGGGTTGTTCGTCGTCTGGCTCGCGTGGCCCGTGAACACGACGAGGCGAGCGAACTCCTCCCAGCCCATCAACTCGAACGCGTTCTGGGCGTACTCGACCTGCTCCTCGAACGACAGGCCCTCGCGGAGCGCGTACACCCCGTCCGGGTTGTAGTCGATGGATGGCTCGCAGAACTCGCGCTCGTCGGGCGCGTAGTCGGTGTCGTGGAGCGCGTCGTAC from Salarchaeum japonicum carries:
- a CDS encoding outer membrane protein assembly factor BamB family protein, which gives rise to MPERPSRRTLLKSVGTLSLPAVSASPTRARTGDPASDWSEFGYDSGNSSHKPAATAPTALSTRWTAAVDGRIDAPLVTGDSLVFVATRANTLYALDTADGTVEWTAATSGGLMAAPLVADGTVFASATDGSVYAFDAETGSQEWRVQPWEKGTANTSGIKTDGHSLYLTLANSGVYAIDPADGGVRWTQPAIPTTETTPALSDGTGYVGARDDRLYAFSTNDGTIDWSFEADGRVESAPAVADGTVYFGTIAGTVYALDAESGEPQWSSKTGHWVTGSPAVTDDTVFVGSYDHHVYALSRTDGSEQWSYRTGMYVSAGPTVSADSVYVGSEDGRLYSLDAIDGTAFSTTDIGFRVRTPPAIANNSIYVGDTEGNVAALEPRQTEETTSLEKWLLPGLLTSSGLVAGAYLWLRRERSPADSRE